A single genomic interval of Cupriavidus necator harbors:
- a CDS encoding MaoC family dehydratase — protein sequence MTQPAILDQVANTTLYWEDLTPGMTYSTSSRTITEADVAAFAALTGDFNKVHVDAEYAKGTIFGQRIAHGMLVAAFMAGLTSRSIPNQFFEGSLFSVLENRLKFPKPTFIGDTIRVDIEVTEQKPTSRPERGVISFLRKAVNQRGEVVAEMAATCLFKRRTPGEAQ from the coding sequence ATGACCCAACCCGCCATCCTCGACCAGGTCGCCAACACCACGCTCTACTGGGAAGACCTGACCCCGGGCATGACCTACAGCACCTCGTCGCGTACCATCACCGAGGCCGACGTGGCAGCCTTCGCCGCCCTGACCGGCGACTTCAACAAAGTCCACGTCGATGCCGAGTACGCCAAGGGCACCATCTTCGGCCAGCGCATCGCCCACGGCATGCTGGTCGCCGCGTTCATGGCCGGCCTGACCTCGCGCTCGATCCCGAACCAGTTCTTCGAGGGCTCGCTGTTCAGCGTGCTGGAAAACCGCCTGAAGTTCCCCAAGCCGACCTTCATCGGCGACACCATCCGCGTGGACATCGAAGTCACCGAACAGAAGCCGACCAGCCGTCCGGAGCGCGGTGTCATCAGTTTCCTGCGCAAGGCCGTGAACCAGCGCGGCGAAGTCGTGGCCGAGATGGCCGCCACCTGCCTGTTCAAGCGCCGCACGCCCGGAGAAGCGCAATGA
- a CDS encoding Bug family tripartite tricarboxylate transporter substrate binding protein: MAIIWGTGSLAQTYPDKPVTLIVPASAGGVVDALARAYGDEFRKLTGQPMVVVNKPGASAMVGTQMAARSAPDGYTLLMTQATSILNGPLMTKKMPYDARRDLAFITQVGTGNLVVAVGKDVPARNMQEFIAWAKANRGQVNYGSYGVGGTAHLVSAYLSSSRNLEMSHVPYPGEAPEIQGLAGGAVQCAIASAGALAPHLASGRVRALAVIADKRLAALPDVPTMAEAGLRDPEFRPQSWIVLMAPAGTPQNVLAFVEKTSRDIIHSTPMKARFQAYGIEPVGNSSAEFRHNFEALMPVMERLIKVSGAAGE; this comes from the coding sequence ATGGCAATCATCTGGGGTACCGGCAGCCTTGCGCAAACCTACCCCGACAAGCCTGTCACGCTGATCGTGCCGGCCAGCGCAGGCGGGGTGGTCGACGCTCTGGCCCGTGCCTATGGCGACGAGTTCAGGAAGCTCACGGGGCAGCCCATGGTGGTCGTCAACAAGCCGGGTGCCTCGGCCATGGTGGGGACGCAGATGGCCGCGCGCTCGGCCCCCGATGGCTACACACTGTTGATGACGCAAGCCACGTCCATCCTGAACGGGCCGCTGATGACCAAAAAGATGCCGTACGACGCGCGGCGCGACCTGGCATTCATCACGCAGGTGGGTACCGGGAACCTCGTCGTGGCCGTAGGCAAGGACGTCCCCGCCCGCAACATGCAGGAGTTCATCGCCTGGGCCAAGGCCAACCGTGGCCAGGTCAACTATGGTTCGTACGGCGTCGGCGGCACCGCGCATCTGGTCTCCGCCTACCTGAGCAGTTCCCGCAACCTGGAGATGTCGCACGTCCCCTATCCGGGCGAAGCGCCGGAGATCCAGGGGCTTGCCGGCGGCGCAGTGCAATGCGCCATTGCTTCGGCCGGCGCGCTGGCGCCCCATCTGGCAAGCGGCAGGGTGCGCGCGCTGGCCGTGATTGCGGACAAGCGCCTGGCAGCCCTGCCGGACGTGCCGACCATGGCCGAAGCGGGTCTGCGCGATCCGGAGTTCCGTCCGCAGTCATGGATCGTGCTGATGGCACCGGCGGGCACGCCGCAGAACGTGCTGGCGTTCGTCGAAAAGACCTCGCGCGACATCATCCATTCGACGCCGATGAAGGCGCGCTTCCAGGCCTACGGCATCGAGCCGGTCGGCAACAGTTCGGCCGAGTTCCGCCATAACTTCGAAGCACTCATGCCTGTCATGGAGCGCCTGATCAAGGTATCCGGCGCCGCGGGGGAATGA
- a CDS encoding CaiB/BaiF CoA transferase family protein translates to MNEPGASKTSASQGRGPLANLKVLDLGTMIAGPVACTLLADFGAEVIKVEQPGGGDPLRQIGPFIEDESLYWNVEGRNKKSITLDLRKPQGQALARRLAAKVDVVVENFRPGTLTAWGLAYDTLATVNPGLVMLSVSGFGQTGPYAQRAAFDRIALAFSGILHLTGYPDRPPVRPGITMADYQAALFGAYAVMMALYHRDAKGGIGQHIDLGLYESVFRFTDTLVPAYDRLGAIRQRQGNLSAAGAPGDIFETSDGRYLVLTLATDAMFARLCSAMGQPGLAREPRYATHSQRWEHIGELNATVARWVRSMEVAGIEAALQEAGLAYTLTYTIEDIFADPHYAARASIQSVENPRIGSLKMPGVGPRLSATPAQPIQSAPQLAEHNAEIFGEWLGLSDAAQQELRQAAVI, encoded by the coding sequence ATGAATGAGCCGGGAGCCAGCAAGACAAGCGCCAGCCAGGGACGCGGACCGCTCGCGAACCTCAAGGTACTGGATCTGGGAACCATGATCGCCGGGCCGGTGGCGTGCACGCTGCTGGCCGACTTTGGCGCGGAAGTGATCAAGGTCGAGCAGCCAGGCGGCGGCGATCCGCTCCGGCAGATCGGCCCGTTCATCGAGGACGAGAGCCTGTACTGGAACGTCGAGGGGCGCAACAAGAAGTCGATTACGCTGGACCTGCGCAAGCCGCAGGGGCAGGCGCTGGCGCGCAGGCTGGCTGCGAAGGTCGACGTCGTCGTGGAGAACTTCCGTCCCGGCACGCTGACTGCATGGGGACTTGCCTACGACACGCTGGCCACCGTCAATCCAGGGCTGGTCATGCTGAGCGTGTCGGGCTTCGGGCAGACCGGTCCATACGCGCAGCGCGCCGCCTTCGATCGCATTGCACTGGCGTTCAGCGGCATCCTGCACCTGACTGGCTATCCGGATCGGCCGCCCGTGAGACCGGGAATCACGATGGCGGATTATCAGGCCGCACTGTTCGGTGCCTACGCCGTGATGATGGCGCTATATCATCGCGACGCGAAAGGGGGCATCGGGCAGCATATCGACCTTGGCCTGTATGAATCCGTATTCCGTTTCACCGACACTCTGGTTCCCGCGTATGACCGGCTCGGTGCCATCCGGCAACGGCAAGGCAATCTTTCCGCCGCCGGGGCGCCGGGCGATATCTTCGAGACCTCCGATGGCCGATACCTCGTGCTCACGCTGGCCACTGACGCCATGTTCGCACGGCTGTGCAGCGCGATGGGGCAGCCGGGCCTGGCCCGCGAGCCCCGCTACGCCACCCACAGTCAGCGCTGGGAGCACATCGGCGAACTGAACGCCACTGTCGCCAGGTGGGTCAGGAGCATGGAAGTGGCGGGCATCGAGGCCGCGTTGCAGGAGGCGGGACTTGCGTACACGCTGACCTACACCATCGAGGACATCTTCGCGGACCCACACTATGCCGCGCGCGCAAGCATTCAGAGCGTGGAGAACCCGCGCATCGGGAGCCTGAAGATGCCCGGTGTGGGGCCAAGGCTGTCGGCCACTCCCGCGCAGCCGATCCAGTCCGCGCCGCAACTGGCCGAGCACAATGCCGAGATCTTCGGAGAATGGCTGGGCCTGAGCGATGCCGCGCAGCAGGAACTTCGCCAGGCCGCAGTGATTTGA
- a CDS encoding acyl-CoA dehydrogenase family protein, with product MADQASVDVDGLDASQQLLRDNIRRYLKEHIAPRIPQAERDKQFPHEAMTGLIDFGYFGGILPEADGGMGLDYPTWAVMMEEAGYCWLSLRILLNGLNIVSGIINAYGTEDQKARFVRPLLRNERKPFVSISEPDVGSNVAEVKTRADKRGDTYVLNGSKLWITNGMFADFGIVVARTYSETCNGELSLFLVERDVTKYDATPVDVVFTRSTGTAAFTFENAEVPAANLIGTEGQGLRQILIGLNFGRLNVAMGAVGAAQCALDLSIDYALQRKQFGRQIGSFQLVQKHIVDMTMRVQAARSLGYRAARAMQNGTARTECSIAKLYATEAAFEVANLGLQVHGGIGYATDYPIERIFRDTRGGMIPEGTTEIQTLIIGREILGVSALT from the coding sequence ATGGCTGATCAAGCGAGTGTCGACGTCGATGGCCTGGATGCCAGCCAGCAACTGCTGCGCGACAATATCCGCCGCTACCTGAAGGAACATATCGCGCCGCGCATCCCGCAGGCCGAGCGCGACAAGCAGTTCCCGCACGAGGCCATGACCGGCCTGATCGACTTCGGCTATTTCGGCGGCATCCTGCCCGAAGCCGACGGCGGCATGGGCCTGGACTACCCGACCTGGGCGGTGATGATGGAAGAAGCCGGCTACTGCTGGCTGTCGCTGCGCATCCTGCTCAACGGCCTGAACATCGTCTCCGGCATCATCAACGCCTACGGCACCGAGGACCAGAAGGCGCGCTTCGTGCGCCCGCTGCTGCGCAACGAGCGCAAGCCCTTCGTGTCGATCTCCGAACCGGACGTGGGCTCCAACGTGGCCGAGGTCAAGACCCGCGCCGACAAGCGCGGCGACACCTACGTGCTCAACGGCAGCAAGCTGTGGATCACCAACGGCATGTTCGCCGACTTCGGCATCGTGGTGGCCCGCACCTACAGCGAGACCTGCAACGGCGAGCTGTCGCTGTTCCTGGTCGAGCGCGATGTGACGAAGTACGACGCCACACCGGTCGACGTGGTGTTCACGCGCAGTACTGGCACCGCCGCTTTCACGTTCGAGAACGCCGAGGTCCCCGCGGCCAACCTGATCGGCACGGAAGGCCAGGGCCTGCGCCAGATCCTGATCGGCCTGAACTTCGGCCGCCTCAATGTGGCGATGGGCGCGGTGGGCGCGGCGCAGTGCGCGCTTGACCTCAGCATCGACTACGCGCTGCAGCGCAAGCAGTTCGGCCGCCAGATCGGCTCGTTCCAGCTCGTGCAGAAGCATATCGTCGACATGACGATGCGCGTGCAGGCCGCGCGCTCGCTCGGCTACCGCGCCGCGCGTGCGATGCAGAACGGCACCGCGCGCACGGAATGCTCGATCGCCAAGCTGTACGCGACCGAGGCGGCATTCGAGGTGGCCAACCTCGGCCTGCAGGTGCATGGCGGCATCGGCTACGCGACCGACTACCCGATCGAGCGCATCTTCCGCGACACGCGCGGCGGAATGATTCCCGAAGGCACGACCGAGATCCAGACGCTGATCATCGGCCGCGAGATCCTGGGCGTGAGCGCCCTGACCTGA
- a CDS encoding SDR family NAD(P)-dependent oxidoreductase, whose translation MDLGLNDRVAIITGSARGIGAETARMLAKEGASVVVTDLDLDAAAENARAIESAGGKAIAVACDVRKVEQVKQLAGAALEAYGRIDVLVNNAGLVKDRTILKMDESDWDLVLDVTLKGAFHCCRAVLPAMHERGWGRIINISSRALFGNPGQANYSTAKAGIIGLTRALSLEQARKGVTVNAIAPGYIETEYIKSLPNYETILANVMAKNAVSFPGQTGDIAGAVCFMASEHARYITGTTLFVTGGRYG comes from the coding sequence ATGGATCTTGGATTGAACGATCGTGTGGCGATCATCACCGGCTCGGCGCGCGGCATCGGCGCCGAGACCGCACGCATGCTGGCAAAGGAAGGCGCATCGGTCGTCGTGACCGATCTCGACCTTGACGCAGCCGCCGAAAACGCCCGCGCCATCGAGTCCGCCGGCGGCAAGGCCATCGCCGTGGCCTGCGACGTGCGCAAGGTAGAACAGGTCAAGCAGCTCGCCGGCGCCGCGCTGGAGGCCTACGGCCGCATCGACGTGCTGGTGAACAACGCCGGCCTGGTCAAGGACCGCACCATCCTGAAGATGGACGAGTCTGACTGGGACCTCGTGCTCGACGTCACGCTGAAGGGCGCGTTCCACTGCTGCCGCGCCGTGCTGCCCGCGATGCACGAGCGCGGCTGGGGCCGCATCATCAACATCAGCTCGCGCGCCCTGTTCGGCAACCCCGGCCAGGCCAACTACTCGACCGCCAAGGCCGGGATCATCGGCCTGACGCGCGCGCTGTCGCTGGAGCAGGCGCGCAAGGGCGTGACGGTCAATGCGATCGCCCCGGGCTATATCGAGACCGAGTACATCAAGAGCCTGCCCAACTACGAAACCATCCTCGCCAACGTAATGGCGAAGAACGCGGTCTCCTTCCCGGGGCAGACCGGCGACATAGCCGGCGCGGTGTGCTTCATGGCGTCCGAACACGCGCGCTACATCACGGGTACCACCCTTTTCGTGACCGGAGGCCGCTATGGCTGA
- a CDS encoding NAD(P)H-dependent flavin oxidoreductase codes for MKTRLTELLGIRYPIVKGGMQWIGRAPLAAAVSNAGALGMVTARTQPDPDELRREIDRTRALTDQPFGVNLTLSFAAQGVVYDDWVAAIVASGVKIVETAGNNPRPVIEAFKSAGITVIHKCTSVRHARAAERLGVDVISIDSFEAAGHIGDGDVGSMVMIPATVQAVNIPVIASGGIWGGRAMAAALALGAEGVNVGTRFTLTQECEIHENVKQMLLQGTELDTSLIKRTLGHTARYFRNPVADEVRSMEYRPGGATYEDLAHLLAGPRGRKALESGDVHAGLVCASQAVALIDDIPTCDELVSRMVAECRSALQASLNRFDA; via the coding sequence ATGAAGACACGTCTTACTGAATTACTGGGCATCCGATACCCGATCGTGAAGGGCGGCATGCAATGGATCGGCCGCGCCCCGCTGGCCGCGGCCGTGTCGAACGCCGGCGCACTCGGCATGGTCACGGCGCGCACGCAGCCCGATCCGGACGAGCTGAGGCGCGAGATCGACCGCACGCGCGCACTCACCGACCAGCCGTTCGGCGTGAACCTCACGCTGTCGTTCGCGGCACAGGGCGTGGTCTACGACGACTGGGTCGCCGCGATCGTCGCCAGCGGCGTGAAGATCGTCGAGACCGCGGGCAACAACCCGCGCCCCGTGATCGAGGCCTTCAAGTCGGCGGGCATCACCGTCATCCACAAGTGCACCTCGGTGCGCCACGCGCGGGCGGCCGAGCGCCTGGGCGTGGACGTGATCTCCATCGACAGCTTCGAGGCGGCCGGACATATCGGCGACGGCGACGTGGGCAGCATGGTGATGATTCCGGCCACGGTGCAGGCCGTGAACATCCCGGTGATCGCCTCCGGCGGCATCTGGGGGGGCCGCGCCATGGCCGCCGCGCTCGCGCTGGGTGCCGAAGGCGTGAACGTCGGCACGCGGTTCACGCTGACCCAGGAATGCGAGATCCACGAGAACGTCAAGCAGATGCTGCTCCAGGGCACCGAACTCGACACGAGCCTGATCAAGCGGACGCTCGGCCATACCGCGCGCTACTTCCGCAACCCGGTGGCCGATGAAGTCCGCTCGATGGAGTATCGGCCCGGCGGCGCTACCTACGAGGATCTTGCCCATCTGCTGGCCGGTCCGCGCGGCCGCAAGGCACTGGAGTCCGGCGATGTGCATGCGGGCCTGGTCTGCGCCAGCCAGGCCGTTGCGCTGATCGACGACATTCCGACCTGCGACGAACTGGTGTCGCGCATGGTGGCCGAGTGCCGCAGCGCGTTGCAGGCATCGCTCAACCGCTTTGACGCCTGA
- a CDS encoding enoyl-CoA hydratase/isomerase family protein — protein MQEDIITLREARLEIRDGIAEFTHTQAKRRNPLSLELREDYTDMLDRVEGNPDVRALIITGEGGVFSAGGDLRGMKARIDNPDAAQHTPDATRRRVLVLHDWVSRLRSLEIPVIAAVDGPAVGAGMGLALIADFVLASSRAFFGMSFAKVGMIPDMAAAYFLPRVVGMAAAKDLMMTARRVSAEEAKDLGIVYSIFPHETLAEQARRFARRFVDGPPEALGMTKRMLNSAFETTYATFVELEAAAQAVVTTTPFHREAVQRFVDGQPGRYDWDRQA, from the coding sequence ATGCAGGAAGACATCATCACGCTGCGCGAAGCGCGCCTGGAAATCCGCGACGGCATCGCCGAGTTCACGCATACCCAGGCCAAACGGCGCAATCCGCTCTCGCTCGAACTGCGCGAGGACTACACCGACATGCTGGATCGCGTGGAGGGCAACCCCGACGTGCGCGCGCTGATCATCACCGGCGAGGGCGGGGTATTCAGCGCCGGCGGCGACCTGCGGGGCATGAAGGCGCGTATCGACAACCCGGATGCTGCGCAGCACACGCCCGACGCCACGCGCCGCCGCGTGCTCGTGCTGCACGACTGGGTCAGCCGGCTGCGCAGCCTGGAGATACCCGTCATCGCCGCCGTGGACGGTCCCGCGGTGGGCGCGGGCATGGGGCTGGCCCTGATTGCCGACTTTGTGCTGGCGTCGTCGCGCGCATTCTTCGGCATGTCGTTCGCCAAGGTAGGCATGATCCCCGATATGGCCGCCGCCTATTTCCTGCCGCGCGTGGTCGGCATGGCCGCCGCCAAGGACCTGATGATGACGGCGCGCCGCGTCAGCGCCGAGGAAGCCAAAGACCTCGGCATCGTGTATTCCATCTTCCCGCACGAGACGCTTGCGGAGCAGGCACGCCGGTTTGCCCGGCGCTTCGTCGACGGCCCGCCCGAGGCGCTCGGCATGACCAAGCGCATGCTCAACAGCGCTTTCGAGACGACCTACGCCACGTTCGTCGAGCTCGAAGCCGCCGCGCAGGCCGTGGTCACCACCACGCCGTTCCACCGGGAGGCCGTGCAACGCTTCGTCGATGGCCAGCCCGGGCGTTATGACTGGGATCGCCAGGCGTGA
- a CDS encoding Bug family tripartite tricarboxylate transporter substrate binding protein gives MLMKQKKALLPILALAWSAAVMAQAYPGKPVTLILPSAPGGLVDTIGRAYGDEFTRRTGQPVVVVNKPGASGALGTLAAARAAPDGYTLLMAQSTAIFNVPLTMKKVPYEVRRDFAFITQVSAGTLVLAVNAAVPARNLQEFVAWAKNNRDKVNYGSYGVGSNAHLVIGHLNSSRGLEMSHIPYPSEMQDLQGLAGGSVQLTIASAGALAPYVASGKIRPLAVVGDTRLPAMPDVPTMAEAGFSDPEFRSHAWIVLMAPAGIPPNVQAFLEKTSREIIRSTPLKARFQAYGFEPMGNSSAEFRQNFEAALPVIGRLIKLSGAREE, from the coding sequence ATGTTGATGAAGCAGAAGAAGGCGCTGCTGCCGATCCTGGCACTCGCCTGGAGTGCCGCCGTGATGGCGCAGGCCTACCCCGGCAAGCCGGTTACGCTCATCCTGCCGAGCGCACCAGGGGGACTGGTCGACACCATCGGACGGGCCTATGGCGATGAGTTCACCCGGCGCACGGGCCAGCCCGTCGTCGTGGTCAACAAGCCGGGTGCCTCGGGCGCGCTCGGCACGCTGGCGGCGGCGCGGGCCGCGCCCGACGGCTATACGCTGCTGATGGCGCAATCCACGGCGATCTTCAATGTCCCGCTGACCATGAAAAAGGTGCCCTATGAGGTGCGCCGCGACTTCGCCTTCATTACGCAGGTCAGCGCCGGGACGCTGGTGCTTGCCGTCAATGCCGCCGTGCCGGCGCGCAACCTGCAGGAATTCGTGGCCTGGGCGAAGAACAACCGGGACAAGGTGAACTATGGCTCGTACGGCGTGGGCAGCAATGCGCATCTCGTCATCGGCCATCTCAACAGTTCCCGCGGCCTGGAGATGTCGCACATTCCCTATCCCAGCGAGATGCAGGATCTGCAGGGACTGGCAGGTGGCTCGGTGCAACTCACCATCGCCTCGGCCGGTGCGCTGGCGCCGTATGTGGCCAGCGGCAAGATCCGCCCGCTTGCCGTGGTCGGCGATACGCGGCTGCCGGCGATGCCGGACGTGCCGACCATGGCGGAAGCGGGGTTCAGCGACCCGGAGTTCCGCTCGCATGCCTGGATCGTGCTGATGGCGCCGGCGGGCATACCGCCGAACGTGCAGGCGTTCCTGGAGAAAACCTCGCGCGAGATCATCCGCTCGACCCCGTTGAAGGCACGCTTCCAGGCCTACGGCTTCGAGCCGATGGGTAACAGCTCGGCCGAGTTCCGCCAGAACTTCGAGGCCGCACTGCCCGTGATCGGGCGCCTGATCAAGCTATCCGGCGCCCGTGAAGAGTGA
- a CDS encoding nitroreductase translates to MPQHPPREQCAGDIDVLRRLMSDRFTCRAYRRTPVPDDEIRSIVGLARKSASWCNTQPWHVVIGTSDTTEKFRSALMAQARKVPQGDADLPFPEAYLGVHAERRRETGHRLYQALGIERHDHERRDSQMFENFRLFGAPHVAIVTMPADLGHYAAMDCGGFIASFLLAAHAHGVATTAQGAVARHARFVRSHFGIGEDRKMVCAIAFGFADHDHPANSFRTIRAPADEIMQLV, encoded by the coding sequence ATGCCACAGCACCCGCCCCGCGAACAATGCGCCGGCGACATCGATGTCCTGCGCAGGTTGATGTCCGACCGCTTCACCTGCCGGGCGTACCGGAGGACACCGGTGCCGGACGACGAGATCCGCAGTATCGTCGGGCTCGCCAGGAAGAGCGCATCGTGGTGCAACACGCAGCCCTGGCACGTGGTCATCGGCACGTCCGATACGACCGAGAAGTTCCGCAGCGCGCTGATGGCGCAGGCCAGGAAAGTTCCGCAGGGCGACGCCGACCTGCCGTTTCCCGAGGCCTATCTCGGCGTCCACGCGGAACGCAGGCGGGAGACGGGTCATCGGCTCTACCAGGCGCTCGGCATCGAGCGCCACGACCACGAGCGCCGCGACAGCCAGATGTTCGAGAACTTCAGGCTGTTCGGGGCACCGCACGTTGCGATCGTCACGATGCCCGCAGACCTCGGGCACTACGCGGCGATGGACTGCGGCGGTTTCATTGCGTCGTTCCTGCTTGCCGCCCATGCGCATGGCGTGGCGACGACCGCCCAGGGAGCGGTCGCCCGGCACGCCAGGTTCGTGCGTTCCCACTTCGGCATCGGCGAGGACCGGAAGATGGTCTGCGCAATCGCGTTCGGCTTTGCCGACCACGATCACCCCGCCAACAGCTTCCGCACGATCCGCGCGCCCGCTGACGAAATCATGCAGCTGGTGTAA
- a CDS encoding IclR family transcriptional regulator has translation MPTLIPAASRTMAVFEVFAREQRDLSNSDVARLLSVADSSCSDLLHTLHSLGYLMRTSRTRRFYPTGRLLETARRIAESDPLTRVAQEAVEQLAERTNESAFFGVLEPTAVKVAAAAASRLPLRYILDVGQRVALHASGLGKAMLGMLPEDEARLRLNAIRRPAVTPHTVVDVDRLLEQLRRGRELGWYEAHDEGTPGVTALAVSLRLGGQPVGLSLAGPVDRIEKHRETYLSALREVSQALQADH, from the coding sequence TTGCCCACCTTGATTCCTGCCGCGAGCCGCACCATGGCCGTATTCGAAGTCTTCGCCCGCGAACAGCGCGACCTGTCGAACTCCGACGTGGCGCGCCTGCTTTCCGTGGCGGACAGCAGCTGTTCCGACCTGCTGCACACGCTGCATTCCCTCGGCTACCTGATGCGCACCTCGCGCACGCGGCGCTTCTACCCGACCGGCCGCCTGCTGGAGACCGCGCGCCGCATTGCCGAAAGCGATCCGCTGACCCGCGTGGCGCAGGAAGCCGTCGAGCAGCTCGCCGAGCGCACCAATGAAAGCGCCTTCTTCGGCGTGCTGGAGCCGACTGCCGTCAAGGTGGCCGCCGCCGCCGCAAGCCGGCTGCCGCTGCGCTACATCCTCGACGTGGGTCAGCGCGTGGCGCTGCACGCCTCGGGGCTGGGCAAGGCGATGCTGGGCATGCTGCCCGAGGACGAGGCCCGCTTGCGTCTGAACGCGATTCGCCGTCCCGCCGTCACCCCGCACACCGTGGTGGACGTGGACCGGCTGCTGGAGCAGCTGCGCCGCGGCCGCGAACTGGGCTGGTACGAAGCCCATGACGAAGGCACCCCCGGCGTCACCGCGCTGGCCGTATCGCTGCGGCTCGGCGGCCAGCCGGTCGGCCTGTCGCTGGCCGGCCCCGTCGACCGCATCGAAAAGCATCGCGAAACCTATCTGTCGGCCCTGCGCGAAGTCAGCCAGGCGCTGCAGGCCGACCACTGA
- a CDS encoding Bug family tripartite tricarboxylate transporter substrate binding protein yields the protein MTRRAIRNRFAGMARTMGAAIVAGALIALMPLAPARAATGEGYPAKPVTLVVPGPPGGITDQLARLVAARMGRDFGVQVVVDNRPGAGGNIAAELGARAQPDGYTVLMGTQGMMVSNQFLYKSLRFDPSKDFVPAQGLASIPNVLVVSSRLPFRSVRELVDYARANPGKLTVASAGNGTGTHLVAELFQTEAGIRLVHIPYKGSAPVITDLLAGQVDLAFDYPVSTLAQIEAGKLRALAVTGAARLPALPQVPTTAESGFPGVESTSWIGLFFPARTSPAIVAKWQADIGRLLADPAVIAEIRKMGGVPLALGGARLGSFVESERGKWKAVIQRSGASID from the coding sequence ATGACCAGAAGGGCTATCAGGAACCGGTTTGCCGGGATGGCAAGAACGATGGGCGCCGCGATCGTGGCCGGGGCGCTGATTGCCCTGATGCCGTTGGCGCCGGCACGGGCAGCGACTGGTGAGGGCTATCCCGCCAAGCCGGTGACCCTGGTCGTGCCGGGGCCGCCCGGTGGCATTACGGACCAGCTCGCGCGCCTCGTCGCGGCCCGCATGGGGCGCGATTTCGGCGTGCAGGTCGTGGTGGACAACCGGCCCGGGGCCGGCGGCAATATTGCGGCGGAGCTTGGCGCGCGCGCGCAGCCGGACGGCTACACCGTGCTGATGGGCACGCAGGGCATGATGGTGAGCAACCAGTTCCTCTACAAGTCGCTGCGCTTCGATCCGTCGAAGGACTTCGTTCCCGCCCAGGGACTTGCGTCCATCCCCAACGTGCTGGTGGTGAGCAGCCGGCTGCCGTTCCGTTCCGTCAGGGAGCTGGTGGACTACGCCCGGGCGAATCCCGGCAAGCTGACGGTCGCGTCCGCCGGCAACGGGACCGGCACCCATCTGGTGGCCGAACTGTTCCAGACCGAGGCCGGCATCCGGCTCGTCCACATCCCCTACAAGGGCAGCGCGCCGGTCATCACCGACCTGCTGGCGGGACAGGTCGACCTGGCCTTCGACTACCCCGTCTCGACGCTTGCGCAGATCGAAGCCGGCAAGCTGCGTGCGCTGGCGGTGACCGGCGCGGCGCGCCTGCCCGCGCTGCCGCAGGTGCCGACCACCGCGGAGTCGGGTTTCCCGGGCGTCGAATCGACGTCGTGGATCGGCCTGTTCTTTCCGGCCCGGACCAGCCCGGCCATCGTGGCGAAGTGGCAGGCCGACATCGGCCGCCTGCTGGCCGATCCCGCGGTCATTGCCGAGATCCGCAAGATGGGCGGCGTCCCGCTCGCGCTCGGCGGCGCGCGGCTCGGCAGCTTCGTGGAGTCGGAGCGCGGCAAGTGGAAGGCGGTCATCCAGCGTTCCGGCGCGAGCATCGACTGA